In the Periophthalmus magnuspinnatus isolate fPerMag1 chromosome 4, fPerMag1.2.pri, whole genome shotgun sequence genome, one interval contains:
- the LOC117370313 gene encoding DET1- and DDB1-associated protein 1, which yields MEKADFLKGLPVYNKSNFSRFHADSVCKASNRRPSVYLPTREYPSEQIIVTEKTNILLRYLHQQWDKKNAAKKREQEQGEGDSPAPPRKIARTDSQEMNEDS from the exons ATGGAGAAG GCAGACTTTCTAAAAGGACTTCCAGTTTACAACAAGAGTAACTTCAGCAGGTTCCACGCAGACTCGGTTTGTAAAGCATCT AATCGAAGACCTTCAGTTTACCTGCCAACACGGGAATACCCCTCAGAACAGA TTATTGTGACAGAGAAAACCAATATCCTGctgcgttaccttcatcagcagTGGGACAAAAAG AATGCTGCTAAGAAACGGGAGCAGGAACAAGGCGAGGGGGACAGTCCAGCACCCCCACGGAAAATCGCCCGGACAGACAGCCAAGAGATGAATGAGGACtcataa